From one Sardina pilchardus chromosome 6, fSarPil1.1, whole genome shotgun sequence genomic stretch:
- the msmp2 gene encoding prostate-associated microseminoprotein has product MFGAHIHVAERTLLLCAFLVSVLTPCFSVYRGGECYFNTKGICEYQGQAYGIGESWVTTDCYQCVCMEPFGVGCCEHASQPVDYPDWCEVIKKPDSCISVAVMRANHKLPCLYGKWGRLRTESWKSDNDPMF; this is encoded by the exons ATGTTTGGAGCTCACATCCATGTGGCAGAAAGGACCCTCCTACTTTGTGCTTTTCTCGTGAGTGTACTCACGCCATGCTTCTCGGTctacagaggaggagagtgctACTTCAACACCAAAG GAATCTGTGAGTACCAAGGACAGGCGTATGGTATAGGAGAAAGCTGGGTAACTACAGACTgctaccagtgtgtgtgcatggaaccGTTTGGAGTTGGCTGCTGTGAACA CGCCTCTCAACCTGTGGATTACCCTGACTGGTGTGAGGTCATAAAGAAGCCAGACTCCTGCATCAGTGTAGCGGTCATGAGGGCCAATCACAAACTGCCCTGCCTCTATGGAAAGTGGGGTAGGCTGCGAACCGAGTCCTGGAAGTCAGACAACGACCCTATGTTCTGA